In Corynebacterium aquilae DSM 44791, the genomic stretch TTCTCCAGCACCCAAAGGGGCTTTAAAACTGCCCCGCCTGGCCCCCACGCCGCTAATAGGATCCCCTCTAGCGCAGCTTTTCCACAACGGCTGCAGCAGCCGCAATGTCCTGCCAGCTCATACCGGTGCCCTTAAACACGTTGGGACGATCGGTGGCGCGGGAAACCGCACCTGTGACGACCTGCTTCATGGTAACCAAATCGTCTTTGTGGCACTTGCCATCATCGATCGGGATGATCACGTCGCCCGCTTCGGCCAACGCGGTGTGCTTGGCTTCCACGGCGACTAGGCTGCGGCCGATCAAGCAGCCCGGTAGTTCTCGGGCATCGGGCGTGTGCGATCCCATCGCGACAACGCAAGCGCCATCACGCACCAGATCGCCCTTGAACAGGGGCTCTTTGGCGCTGGTGCAGCAGACGATGATGTCGGCCTCTGGGATGTCTTCTCGGCTGCCCGCACGAGCCGGCAGGCCTTTTTCTGCAAGCTTCTCGGCGAGCTTGGTGGAGCTGTCCTCACTACGGCCAATGATGGCAATGTCTTCGAGATCGCGTACCTCAGCCATGGCATAAGCGTGGTGCTCTGCCTGCAGTCCGGTACCGAAGATGACGCAGCGCTTGGCATCTTTGGCCGACAGGTAGTCGACGGCGACAGCGGACATGGCGGGGGTGCGCACCGCGGTGAGCACACTGCCGTCGAGCACCGCATAGGGGCGCAGGGTCTCCCGGTCGAAAATGCAGTACAACGCGTTGATAAGCGGCAAGCCCTTGTCCGGATTGTTGGGGGCGACGGTGGCTAGCTTGCAGCCAGCCCAATCCCCCAGTGCGCTGGGCATGGTCAGCAGTTCGCCGGTGCCAACGTTCGTGCCGGTGCGTGCGGGATCATCAGCGGGGTCAAAGTCACTCTTAAGTGCAGCCTCGAGGGTTTCGCGACACAGCTTCGGGGTCAGGGTTTCTGCGACTTGTTCTGCGGTGTATGTGATCAGCTTTTCGGTCATGGCACCCAAGTCTAGGCAGAAATGCGTCCACGGTGACCGAAAGCCCCAACCTTTCAGGTCAAGGCTGGGGCTTAGGTGGCTCTGCTGAGGGAATGTATTTAGCTCTTTTTCACGATGGAGGATTTGAGCTGCATTTGGCCGAATCCATCGATTTTGCAATCGATGTTGTGGTCGCCGCCATCGGGGTTAAGCCGGATATTGCGCACCTTCATTCCGGCCTTCAGCGGCTGTTGTGCGCCTTTGACCTTCATGGTTTTGGTGATGGTAACGGTATCCCCGTCGCTGAGGGGGTTGCCGACGGCGTCCAGGATCTGCGCTTCGCCGGCTGCGGAGTCATCGCTTTGGGTGAACTCGTGGGCGCATTCGGAACAGATGATCAGCGCGTCGAGTTCGTAGGTGTATTCACTGTCGCATTCGGGGCAGTGCGGAATGGGGGTGCTCATAGAGTGTTAGTTTTCCATTGTTTTCCTCCAGGCGTGGAATTAGGTGCCCCCGTAAACTGCTCTCCCCCGCCCACAAAATGTGATATCACTTTATTTATGACTAATTCCTACGATGATTCCACCATCCCCCCGGAGGTCGCTGAGGTCTCCAGCGAGCCCGTCGGACACCAGGGCACCAATGTCACCATTTCCGAGTACCCCGCAAAAACTGGTGGCCCCATCCCAGCCTTCCTGACGCTGGTACTCGCCTTTGGCATGCTCGTCGGCTCTGTGCTGCTGGCAATCATTGGATTCACACTCCCCAAATTCTTCCTGGTCATTGTGGCTGGACTCGTGTTCGTCCTCAGCCTGTTCGTCTTCGGCATGGTCGAGATCAACAGCCCCGGACACACCCGCGTGCTGCAGCTGTTCGGCAAGTACTACGGCACCAACCGCCGCACCGGCCTGTCGATCGTTCCCCCTTTCACCAGCTCCACCAAGGTTTCGGTACGTGTCCGCAACTTCGAGACCAATGAGATCAAAGTCAACGATGCTGGCGGTAACCCCGTTCAGATTGCCGCCATCATCGTGTGGCAGGTCTCCGACACTGCCAAGGCCACCTTCGCAGTCGAAGACAACGAGGAGTTCATCCACGCCCAGGCTGAGTCCGCACTGCGCCACGTGGCCACCAGCCACCACTACGCGCCGACTGGGAACTCAACCACTTCCCTTTCTGGTTCCACCGACTTGGTGAGCCGCGAGATTGCCGACGAGGTCGCCGAGCGCGTGGCGGTCGCAGGCCTGGAAATCGTCGAAGCCCGCATCAGCTCCCTGTCCTACGCCCCGGAAATTGCCCAGGCAATGCTGCAGCGCCAGCAAGCAAACGCCATCGTCGACGCCCGCGAGACGATCGTCGAAGGCGCAGTGTCCATGGTGGAAACCGCGCTGGCTCAGCTCGAGGAGCGCGAAATCGTTGACCTTGACCCCGAGCGCCGCGCCGCGATGGTGTCCAACTTGCTCGTCGTCTTGTGCAGCGAGAACAACACCACCCCTGTCGTGAACGCAGGCAACATGTACCCATGATGGCACGCAAACAAGTTCCCTTGCGCCTTGATGAGAAAGTGTATGAGTCCCTAGCTCGCTGGGCGGCAGACGAACTAGTCAGCACCAATACGCTGATTGAGCGTCTCCTGCGAGACAGCCTGCAGGCCGCCCACCGAATGCCTCGGGATGCAGGAGCACTTCCGCGCAGGGGCCGGCCACCTAAAAGCGCCGTCTGACACCACCAGCCACGTATCCACCCACAGCAGGTTTTCACTGCGGA encodes the following:
- a CDS encoding ornithine cyclodeaminase family protein, with amino-acid sequence MTEKLITYTAEQVAETLTPKLCRETLEAALKSDFDPADDPARTGTNVGTGELLTMPSALGDWAGCKLATVAPNNPDKGLPLINALYCIFDRETLRPYAVLDGSVLTAVRTPAMSAVAVDYLSAKDAKRCVIFGTGLQAEHHAYAMAEVRDLEDIAIIGRSEDSSTKLAEKLAEKGLPARAGSREDIPEADIIVCCTSAKEPLFKGDLVRDGACVVAMGSHTPDARELPGCLIGRSLVAVEAKHTALAEAGDVIIPIDDGKCHKDDLVTMKQVVTGAVSRATDRPNVFKGTGMSWQDIAAAAAVVEKLR
- a CDS encoding zinc ribbon domain-containing protein YjdM produces the protein MSTPIPHCPECDSEYTYELDALIICSECAHEFTQSDDSAAGEAQILDAVGNPLSDGDTVTITKTMKVKGAQQPLKAGMKVRNIRLNPDGGDHNIDCKIDGFGQMQLKSSIVKKS
- a CDS encoding SPFH domain-containing protein: MTNSYDDSTIPPEVAEVSSEPVGHQGTNVTISEYPAKTGGPIPAFLTLVLAFGMLVGSVLLAIIGFTLPKFFLVIVAGLVFVLSLFVFGMVEINSPGHTRVLQLFGKYYGTNRRTGLSIVPPFTSSTKVSVRVRNFETNEIKVNDAGGNPVQIAAIIVWQVSDTAKATFAVEDNEEFIHAQAESALRHVATSHHYAPTGNSTTSLSGSTDLVSREIADEVAERVAVAGLEIVEARISSLSYAPEIAQAMLQRQQANAIVDARETIVEGAVSMVETALAQLEEREIVDLDPERRAAMVSNLLVVLCSENNTTPVVNAGNMYP